Proteins encoded in a region of the Scatophagus argus isolate fScaArg1 chromosome 1, fScaArg1.pri, whole genome shotgun sequence genome:
- the dmxl2 gene encoding dmX-like protein 2 isoform X8, with product MHLHQVLTGAVNPGDCCYSVGSVIDIPFTAYGSGCDVVILASDFECVQIIPGAQNGNIQVGCVECSHQLGRIAASYGNTVCIFEPLSTNPNKRHKQLNYQWQKTGQFFLDAITYNLAWDPQGNRILAATERLQLWAPPPTDALIEEEDGQTIEDKPHPVLNDWNCVWQCKTAASVHIAKWSPDGEYFATVGKDDCLLKVWYPTTGWRSAVVVQDLSDKRPPPVHFSFVYLAHPRSVTGMSWRKTSKFMPKGSVCNVLLTSCEDGVCRLWSETLLPEDSLLGGQISENTQSFSSSLPGLAGNKDKIQHALESIHHLKHLRRGRRRSSALVAHSELLPSQLGTQDTHTHRHIAHHANALCHFHISASINPNTDIPLVLADSAVFNPDDGTGGGGFVVHWLNNKDLSFTSSMELFMLQLRKFSEQQLEQTTEDPLDPEGSPLKFDFDLDEMSDKASSEHGEEGEQGEQGSTKASSPGSSSSMPLPSMLLERKMETLTTEWNKSPDMLFTIHPADGSFLVWHVKYLDEFNQGIFRQVQVSFSSRIPVAFPTGDANSLSKNILMYACTLSDGGNGRAGEQGRMVQRVSHSASASAGLGSPALASPLNPHPGISPAVMMVSKHVDGSLNQWAVTFAERSAFSNVLTVSHKFRYCGHRFHLNDQACHTVLPLLLTSSHHNALLTPPSAPCSLEGEQPPTFPIPKGLSRKQLRNAATRTFHDPNAIYSELILWRVDHIGPLSCTGGVSELARINSLHTSAFSNVAWLPTLVPSSVLGTYCNSASACFVASDGKNLRLYQAVVDARKLLDELSDPETSKLVGEVFNIVSQQSTARPGCIIELDVITNQCGANTQLLHVFQEDFILGYKPQKEAYTPTFPCGEDYQPAPFSEKFFLVVIEKDLNRNSVLQMWHLHLKSVQACVDEPSPDYSFQSQLMVPNQVVNADSSPETSPIRPLPRSASTANLQSASKLILSSKLVYSKRLDLPHGVEVTRATPSAGHLSSSSIYPVCLAPYLIVTTCSDSRVRFWHCAVECDDGFSEDDQDNRVYRWEPWALMNEEEDNNSAVCVSGRPVAVSCSYTGRLAVAFKKPRQGQLQGSREDFSMHVSIYECESTGGSEWVLEQTLHLDDFTRPTSTLDPRVSVDSNLFVYSRSDLYMSRDHSSPNIKHYVHLDWLSKEDGSHILTVGVGSNILMYGRISGMVNEQTSSKEGVAVITLPLGGSIKQGIRSRWILLRSVFLLSSVDGTPSLPVSLSWVRDGILVIGMDCEMHVYAQWHQDKKPGEGEDGSLSSADIAGGQSAGSSSVFEGRTRSKSVFEGSAVVDEALRAPAGLQEGGLFEAAHSLSPTLPQYHPTQLLELMDLGKVRRAKAILAHLVKCIAGEVAVVRDVEAGEGGARRHLSRTISVTGSTAKDTIVAGRDGGRDYTEINSIPPLPLYSLMLADLDTSYKGAEEAAKGAKMADVDGAQKSTEDQYSDLFQVPTVTTDDFVNFATDKPEKKSRVINLSQYGPTYFGPEHAQVLSSHLMHSSLPGLTRLEQMFLVALADTVATTSAEVASSTDQQYTGAEALDECGLRYLLAMRLHTCLLTSLPPLYRMQLLHQGLSTCHFAWAFHSEAEEELLNMIPAMQRGDPQWSELRAVGVGWWIRNINTLRKMVEKLGKAAFQRHSDPLDAALFYLAMKKKAVLWGLFRSQHDEKMTQFFKNNFSEDRWRKAALKNAFSLLGKQRFEQSAAFFLLAGSLKDAIEVLMEKMEDLQLAMIVARLYEADFENSSTCQGLLYEKVLGCNRDGSGYHCSRLHPDPFLRSIAYWIMKDYTRALDTLLERIPKEDDENPDVMVKSCNPVVFSFYNYLRTHPLIIRRHFANPEGTATTVGLTAEKSCTDEINLIERKLFFTTANAHFKVGCPVLALEVLSKIPKITKKSGSSPLSKASSKANLSSSQPLENGTQGGTDWSSPAAPANAWGGNDGFGGLDWSQPVVKVDEDELKLDWGDDKEDDEDDDDGLTMKKPEPEIKAEGGSDRGGTKLQRENSLSESEVDVIAEQLKFRACLKILMTELRTLATGFEVDGGKLRFQLYSWLEKEIAAMHKICNYKVEGKEEDSEVERWGERTASVDISDEALDHSEAGAYERHQMERRRLQAKQQHSERRKAWLRKNQALLRVFLSYCSLHGAKGGGVTSVRMELLFLLQESQQELTVKQLQSPLPLPTTLPLLSACIAPTKTVIANPVLHLSNHIHDILHTITHMEAPPHPDFMDDRVNALHTLAASLSACIYQALCDSHSYSSQTEANQFTGMVYQGLLLSERKRLRTESIEEHITPNSAPAQWPGVSSLISLLTSAREEDQPRLSALLCEAVVAVYLSLLIHGLGTHSSNELFRLAAHPLNNRMWAAVFGGGAKVIIKPKRPEAPPVAPPQPPAEDVDRYRRRFNMRMLVPGRPVKETPATPPPVPTERPAYREKFIPPELSMWDYFVAKPFLPFSDSNALCDSDESGAEDDEDDDDAFLSDTQMTEHSDPNSYSWALIRLVMVKLAHHNVKNFLPLTGLDFTDLPVTSPLSNAVLKTLENWEQLLLERMNKFDGPPPNYINTYPTDLSAGGGPAILRHKAMLEPDNTPFKTKNHQSFPARRLWHFLVKQEILQETLIRYIFTKKRKQSESVENHMDHVSPNCIAGASSPQKVEADLGYPGGKAKIIHKESDIIMAFAINKANSNEIVLASTHDVQEVDVSSLVAVQPYTWIGEDFDKESRSSDDIDHRSSHTNIAQASSVPFAPPQMPVSASMPWLGSGQTSMGASVIMKRNLNNVKRMTSHPIYQYYMTGAQDGSVRMFEWNRPQQLICFRQAGNARVTRLYFNSQGNKCGVADGEGFLSLWQVNQTSSNPKPYLSWQCHTKTCGDFAFITSSSLIATAGQSNDNRNVCLWDTLISPSNTMVHAFPCHENGATVLQYAPKQQLLITGGRKGFVCVFDIRQRQLLHTFQAHDSAIKALALDAFEDFFVTGSAEGNVKVWKLAGHGLMHSFSTEHAKQSIFRNIGAGVMQVETRPSNRIFTCGADGTLKMRVLPDRYSIPSSLVNVL from the exons GCCTATGGCTCCGGTTGTGATGTAGTGATCTTGGCTAGTGACTTTGAGTGTGTGCAGATTATCCCGGGAGCTCAGAACGGAAACATACAGGTGGGCTGTGTGGAGTGCTCCCACCAGCTTGGCAGG ATCGCTGCGTCCTACGGAAACACAGTCTGCATCTTTGAACCTCTTTCTACCAACCCAAACAAACGCCACAAG CAGCTTAACTACCAGTGGCAAAAGACTGGGCAGTTCTTCCTTGATGCCATCACCTACAACCTGGCATGGGACCCACAAG GGAACCGTATCCTAGCAGCAACTGAGCGCCTCCAGCTGTGGGCTCCACCACCGACAGATGCCCTGATAGAGGAGGAAGATGGGCAGACGATTGAGGACAAGCCCCACCCTGTCCTCAATGACTGGAACTGTGTTTGGCAGTGCAA gaCTGCTGCATCTGTTCACATTGCCAAGTGGTCTCCTGATGGGGAGTACTTTGCAACAGTTGGAAAG gATGACTGTTTACTTAAGGTGTGGTATCCTACCACGGGCTGGCGCTCTGCTGTGGTGGTCCAGGACCTCTCAGATAAAAGGCCTCCTCCTGTTCACTTCTCGTTTGTTTACTTGGCACATCCTCGCTCAGTCACTGGTATGTCCTGGAGGAAGACCAGCAAGTTCATGCCCAA GGGCTCGGTGTGCAATGTGTTGCTGACATCCTGCGAGGATGGTGTGTGTAGGTTGTGGTCAGAGACCTTGCTGCCGGAAGACAGCCTGCTTGGAGGACAGATCTCTGAGAACACACAATCCTTCAGCTCCAGCCTGCCAGGCCTGGCAGGCAATAAGGACAAGATACAACATGCTTTGGAG TCGATCCACCACCTGAAGCATCTGCGTCGGGGCCGGCGACGGTCTTCTGCTCTGGTGGCACATAGCGAGCTGCTGCCCTCTCAGCTTggcacacaggacacacacactcaccgcCACATCGCTCATCATGCTAATGCCCTGTGTCACTTCCATATCTCAGCCAGTATTAACCCCAACACAG ATATTCCATTAGTGCTGGCTGATTCTGCAGTGTTCAACCCAGATGATGGCACTGGAGGTGGAGGCTTTGTGGTTCACTGGCTCAACAATAAGGACCTCAGCTTCACTTCCTCCATGGAACTTTTTATGCTGCAACTCCGTAAGTTCTCTGAACAGCAACTGGAGCAGACAACTGAGGACCCCCTGGACCCTGAGGGATCCCCTTTGAAGTTTGACTTTG ACCTGGACGAAATGTCTGACAAAGCCTCCTCAGAACACGGTGAAGAGGGTGAGCAGGGGGAACAGGGCAGCACCAAGGCATCCTCCCCGGGATCCAGCTCCAGCATGCCTTTGCCCTCTATGCTGctggagaggaagatggagactCTGACCACAGAGTGGAATAAGAGCCCAGACATGCTGTTCACTATCCATCCTGCTGATGGATCTTTCCTGGTTTGGCATGTGAAGTACTTGGATGAATTCAACCAGGGCATCTTCAGACAGGTGCAG GTGTCCTTCTCCTCCCGCATTCCGGTGGCGTTTCCTACAGGTGATGCCAACTCACTGAGTAAAAACATCCTGATGTATGCCTGCACTTTGAGTGATGGTGGGAATGGAAGGGCAGGGGAGCAGGGAAGGATGGTCCAACGTGTCTCCCACTCTGCTTCGGCATCGGCGGGCTTGGGTTCACCCGCTCTGGCCTCCCCTCTCAACCCTCACCCTGGTATCAGTCCTGCAGTCATGATGGTCTCCAAGCATGTTGATGGATCTCTCAACCAG TGGGCAGTGACATTTGCTGAGCGTTCCGCCTTCTCCAATGTGTTGACCGTGTCTCACAAGTTCCGGTACTGCGGCCACCGCTTTCATCTGAACGACCAAGCCTGCCACACagtgctgccactgctgctgacaTCCTCTCACCATAACGCTCTGCTCACCCCTCCCTCGGCTCCTTGCAGCCTAGAAGGAGAGCAGCCTCCTACCTTCCCCATACCAAAGGGACTTTCCAG GAAGCAGCTTCGTAATGCCGCTACAAGGACCTTCCATGACCCCAACGCCATCTATAGTGAGCTGATCTTGTGGAGGGTGGACCATATTGGACCCCTGTCTTGCACTGGCGGGGTCTCTGAATTAGCACGTATCAACTCTCTTCACACCTCTGCCTTCAGCAATGTTGCTTGGCTGCCTACACTAGTACCCAGCTCTGTACTCG GAACTTACTGTAACAGTGCCAGCGCCTGCTTTGTGGCGTCAGATGGTAAAAACCTGCGTCTCTATCAGGCTGTGGTGGATGCCAGAAAGCTATTGGATGAGCTGTCAGATCCTGAAACGTCT AAACTGGTGGGCGAAGTGTTCAACATTGTCAGCCAGCAGTCCACTGCCAGACCTGGATGTATCATAGAGCTGGATGTCATTACAAACCAG TGTGGCGCCAACACCCAGCTGCTGCATGTCTTCCAAGAGGACTTCATTCTGGGTTACAAGCCCCAGAAGGAAGCATACACACCGACCTTTCCGTGTGGTGAAG ATTATCAACCTGCACCATTCTCTGAGAAGTTCTTCCTGGTGGTGATAGAAAAGGATCTCAACAGGAACTCTGTCCTGCAGATGTGGCACCTGCACCTCAAGTCTGTGCAGGCCTGTGTTG ATGAGCCAAGCCCAGATTATAGCTTCCAAAGCCAGCTAATGGTGCCCAATCAAGTCGTGAATGCCGACTCATCTCCGGAGACCTCTCCTATCAGACCCCTGCCACGGTCAGCCTCAACAGCCAACTTGCAATCAGCGAGCAAACTCATCCTCAGCTCCAAGCTGGTGTACAGCAAGCGGCTCGACCTGCCCCATGGAGTGGAGGTTACAAGGGCCACCCCCTCTGCAG GACATCTGAGTTCCTCCTCTATCTACCCTGTGTGCCTGGCTCCATACCTGATTGTTACTACCTGTTCTGACTCTCGCGTGCGGTTCTGGCACTGTGCCGTGGAGTGTGATGACGGGTTCAGCGAAGATGACCAGGACAACCGGGTGTACCGCTGGGAGCCCTGGGCCCTGATgaatgaggaggaagacaacaacagcgctgtgtgtgtgtcaggacgGCCTGTAGCTGTGTCCTGCTCCTACACCGGCAGGCTGGCAGTGGCCTTTAAAAAGCCACGACAAGGACAG TTGCAGGGTTCTAGAGAGGACTTCTCCATGCATGTGTCCATCTATGAATGTGAGTCAACTGGCGGCTCAGAGTGGGTTCTAGAGCAAACTCTCCACCTGGACGACTTCACCAGACCCACGTCAACCCTGGATCCCAGAGTCAGTGTGGACTCAAACCTCTTTGTCTACAGCAG GTCTGACCTGTACATGAGCAGAGATCATAGCTCTCCCAACATAAAGCACTACGTCCACCTGGACTGGCTGTCAAAGGAGGATGGATCTCACATCCTGACTGTGGGAGTTGGATCCAACATTCTCATGTACGGCCGCATCTCTGGCATGGTCAATGAGCAGACTAGCAGCAAAGAAGGGGTGGCTGTCATCACCCTTCCTCTGGGGGGCAGTATCAAACAGGGGATCCGCTCACGCTGGATCCTGCTTCGGTCCGTGTTTCTCCTGTCCTCGGTGGACGGCACACCGTCTCTGCCAGTCTCcctgtcctgggtgagggacGGCATCCTGGTGATAGGCATGGACTGTGAAATGCATGTGTATGCCCAGTGGCATCAGGACAAGAAGCCTGGTGAGGGAGAGGATGGCAGCTTATCCTCAGCAGACATTGCCGGAGGTCAATCCGCAGGTTCCTCCTCAGTCTTTGAAGGGAGAACCAGGTCTAAGAGTGTGTTTGAAGGGAGTGCAGTCGTGGACGAGGCTCTTCGTGCCCCAGCAGGACTTCAGGAAGGGGGACTGTTTGAGGCAGCTCACTCGCTGTCCCCGACTCTACCCCAGTATCATCCCACCCAGCTGCTGGAACTCATGGACCTGGGCAAGGTCCGCCGGGCTAAG GCCATCCTTGCTCACCTAGTCAAGTGTATTGCTGGGGAAGTTGCTGTGGTGAGGGATGTGGAGGCAGGTGAAGGCGGAGCCAGAAGACACCTGTCCCGGACCATCAGTGTGACTGGCAGCACAGCAAAAGACACCATTGTGGCTGGCCGCGACGGTGGCAGGGACTACACTGAGATCAACTCCATCCCTCCCTTGCCGCTCTATTCCCTCATGTTGGCTGACCTAGACACCTCGTACAAGGGAGCTGAAGAGGCTGCTAAGGGAGCAAAGATGGCCGACGTTGACGGAGCCCAGAAATCCACCGAAGACCAGTATTCTGACCTCTTCCAG GTGCCAACAGTTACCACAGATGACTTTGTGAACTTTGCCACCGACAAACCAGAGAAGAAGTCTCGAGTTATCAACCTCTCTCAATATGGACCTACCTACTTTGGACCAGAGCATGCTCAG GTCTTATCCAGTCACCTCATGCACTCCAGCCTACCAGGACTGACCAGACTTGAGCAGATGTTTTTGGTGGCCTTGGCTGATACTGTTGCAACCACCAGTGCTGAAGTTGCCAGCTCCACTGATCAGCAGTACACAG GCGCTGAGGCTCTCGATGAATGTGGACTGAGGTACCTGCTGGCCATGCGTCTTCATACTTGCCTGCTCACCTCCCTACCCCCCCTCTACCGCATGCAGCTGCTCCACCAGg GCCTGTCAACATGCCACTTTGCATGGGCCTTCCACTCAGAGGCCGAAGAGGAGCTGCTGAACATGATCCCAGCCATGCAGAGAGGTGACCCGCAGTGGTCTGAGCTCAGAGCTGTTGGAGTGGGTTGGTGGATACGCAACATCAACACTCTGCGGAAAATGGTGGAGAAG TTAGGTAAAGCTGCGTTCCAGAGACACAGCGATCCTTTAGATGCTGCTCTGTTTTACTTGGCCATGAAGAAGAAAGCTGTCCTGTGGGGGCTCTTCAG GTCTCAGCATGATGAGAAGATGACTCAGTTCTTCAAGAACAACTTCAGTGAAGACCGTTGGCGGAAGGCAGCTCTGAAAAATGCTTTCTCCCTTCTGGGAAAGCAGCGCTTTGAACAGTCCGCTGCCTTCTTCCTGCTGGCTGGCTCACTCAAAGACGCCATAGAG GTGTTaatggagaagatggaggatCTCCAGTTAGCCATGATAGTAGCAAGGCTGTATGAGGCTGACTTTGAGAATTCATCCACCTGCCAAGGCCTCCTTTATGAGAAGGTCCTGGGTTGTAACAGAGACGGAAGTGGTTACCACTGTTCTAGACTGCACCCTGACCCTTTCCTCCGCAGCATAGCCTACTGGATCATGAAGGATTACACCCGCGCCCTGGACACACTGTTGGAGCGAATCCCCAAAGAGGATGATGAGAACCCTG ATGTGATGGTGAAATCATGCAACCCGGTGGTGTTCAGTTTCTATAACTACCTGAGAACACACCCTCTGATTATCCGTCGCCACTTCGCAAATCCAGAGGGCACAGCAACAACTGTGGGCCTCACTGCTGAGAAGAGCTGCACTGATGAGATCAACCTCATAGAACGCAAACTGTTCTTCACCACTGCCAATGCACACTTCAAG GTGGGCTGTCCAGTTCTGGCTTTGGAAGTACTCTCCAAGATTCCCAAAATTACCAAGAAATCTGGCTCTTCACCTCTCAGCAAAGCTTCATCCAAGGCCAACTTGAGCTCAAGCCAGCCCCTGGAAAACGGCACCCAGGGAGGAACAGACTGGAGCTCTCCTGCAGCCCCCGCTAATGCCTGGGGAGGAAATGATGGCTTCGGTGGCTTGGATTGGAGCCAGCCTGTGGTCAAGGTGGATGAAGATGAGCTGAAGCTTGACTGGGGAGATGACaaggaagatgatgaagatgatgatgacggtCTGACCATGAAGAAACCAGAGCCTGAGATCAAAGCAGAGGGAGGCTCAGACAGAGGTGGCACCAAACTGCAACGAGAAAACTCACTG AGCGAGTCAGAGGTGGACGTCATAGCAGAGCAGCTGAAGTTCCGTGCCTGTCTGAAAATCCTGATGACAGAGCTGCGTACGCTGGCTACCGGCTTTGAGGTGGATGGAGGGAAGCTCCGCTTTCAGCTCTACAGTTGGCTGGAGAAAGAGATTGCAGCCATGCATAAGATCTGCAACTACAAG GTGGAGGGTAAGGAAGAAGATTCAGAGGTGGAGCGCTGGGGAGAGCGGACAGCATCAGTGGACATATCAGATGAGGCCCTGGACCATTCAGAGGCCGGAGCCTACGAGCGTCACCAGATGGAACGACGTCGTCTTCAGGCCAAACAGCAGCACTCCGAGAGGCGCAAGGCGTGGCTGAGGAAGAACCAGGCCCTGCTGAGGGTGTTTCTGTCCTACTGCAGCCTTCATGGAGCCAAGGGAGGAGGAGTCACCTCTGTTCGCATGGAGCTTCTGTTCCTTCTGCAGGAGAGCCAACAG GAACTCACAGTTAAGCAGCTGcagtctcctctgcctctgccaaCTACGCTGCCTCTGCTATCTGCTTGCATTGCCCCCACCAAGACGGTCATAGCTAATCCTGTTCTCCACCTCAGCAACCACATTCATGACATTCtccacaccatcacacacatgGAGGCCCCGCCGCACCCTGACTTCATGGATGATCGG GTAAATGCTCTGCACACACTAGCAGCATCTCTGTCGGCTTGCATCTATCAAGCACTGTGTGACAGCCACAGCTACAG CAGCCAAACAGAGGCCAACCAGTTTACAGGGATGGTTTACCAGGGCCTGTTGCTCAGTGAGAGGAAACGACTCCGCACAGAAAGCATCGAAGAGCACATAACACCCAACTCTGCTCCCGCTCAGTGGCCAG gtgtgtCGTCCCTGATTTCTCTGTTGACGTCTGCCAGAGAGGAGGACCAGCCGAGACTCAGCGCGCTGCTGTGTGAAGCGGTTGTGGCTGTTTATCTCTCGCTGCTTATCCATGGCCTGGGCACTCACAGCAGCAACGAACTCTTTCGTCTGGCAGCACATCCCCTCAACAACCGCATGTGGGCCGCCGTCTTTGGAGGAGGGGCCAAAGTTATTATTAAGCCAAAGAGGCCCGAGGCCCCACCAG TGGCTCCCCCTCAGCCCCCAGCGGAGGATGTGGATCGATACAGACGCAGGTTCAACATGAGGATGCTCGTTCCTGGACGCCCTGTAAAGGAGACACCAGCCACACCACCTCCTGTTCCCACAGAGAGACCAGCATATAGAGAAAAATTCATTCCCCCAGAGCTGAGCATGTGGGACTACTTTGTGGCAAAA CCCTTCCTGCCGTTCTCAGACAGCAATGCCCTGTGTGATTCAGACGAAAGTGGCgcagaggatgatgaggatgatgatgatgccttCCTTTCCGACACACAGATGACGGAGCACTCGGACCCCAACTCCTACAG CTGGGCTCTGATCCGCCTCGTCATGGTGAAACTGGCTCATCACAATGTCAAGAacttcctccctctcactgGTCTTGACTTCACAG ACCTGCCAGTCACCTCCCCTCTAAGCAACGCTGTGCTAAAGACTTTAGAGAACTGGGAACAGCTTCTGCTGGAGCGAATGAACAAGTTTGACGGCCCACCTCCCAACTACATCAACACTTACCCAACCGACCTCAGTGCGGGAGGTGGCCCCGCCATACTGCGACACAAGGCCATGCTGGAGCCAGACAACACACCCTTCAA GACAAAGAACCACCAGTCCTTTCCAGCACGACGTCTTTGGCATTTCCTCGTCAAACAGGAAATTCTTCAGGAGACTTTGATCCGTTACATCTTTACtaagaagaggaagcagagtgAG tCTGTAGAGAACCATATGGACCATGTAAGCCCAAACTGCATAGCAGGAGCTAGCAGTCCCCAGAAG GTGGAGGCAGATCTGGGCTACCCAGGAGGAAAAGCTAAAATCATTCATAAGGAATCTGATATCATCATGGCATTTGCCATAAATAAG GCTAACTCCAACGAGATAGTGTTGGCCTCCACTCATGATGTCCAGGAGGTGGACGTTTCTAGTCTGGTGGCTGTACAGCCCTACACCTGGATAGGGGAGGACTTTGATAAAGAGTCTCGGAG ctctGACGACATAGACCATCGCTCTTCTCATACCAACATTGCCCAGGCTAGTTCTGTCCCCTTTGCGCCTCCACAGATGCCGGTCTCTGCATCCATGCCTTGGCTCGGCAGTGGACAAACCAGCATGGGAGCCAGTGTG ATTATGAAGAGAAATCTAAATAATGTGAAGAGAATGACATCCCATCCCATCTATCAGTATT acaTGACAGGGGCTCAGGACGGTAGTGTGAGAATGTTTGAATGGAACAGACCTCAGCAGCTCATTTGCTTCAGACAAGCAGGCAACGCAAGAGTCACCCGGCTCTATTTTAACTCCCAAGGCAAtaag TGTGGAGTTGCTGATGGAGAGGGCTTCCTCAGTCTCTGGCAGGTCAACCAGACATCGTCCAACCCCAAGCCCTACCTG AGTTGGCAGTGCCACACTAAGACCTGCGGTGATTTCGCCTTCATCACGTCCTCTAGCCTCATCGCCACAGCCGGACAGTCCAATGACAACAG AAATGTTTGCCTCTGGGACACTCTGATTTCACCTAGCAATACCATGGTCCACG CGTTCCCCTGCCATGAGAACGGGGCCACTGTGCTGCAGTATGCTCctaaacagcagctgctgattACTGGAGGCAGAAAGggctttgtgtgcgtgtttgacATCCGCCAGAGGCAGCTGCTCCACACTTTCCAGGCCCATGACTCAGCCATCAAGGCCCTTGCACTGGATGCCTTTGAGGACTTCTTTGTCACTGGCTCTGCAGAGGGCAACGTGAAG gtGTGGAAGTTAGCCGGCCACGGCCTCATGCACTCTTTTAGCACCGAGCACGCCAAGCAGTCCATCTTCCGCAACATCGGTGCCGGTGTGATGCAGGTGGAGACGCGACCCAGTAATCGCATCTTCACCTGTGGAGCAGATGGTACTCTGAAGATGAGGGTCCTCCCCGACCGCTACAGTATCCCCAGCAGCTTGGTCAACGTCCTGTAA